The following are encoded together in the Synchiropus splendidus isolate RoL2022-P1 chromosome 7, RoL_Sspl_1.0, whole genome shotgun sequence genome:
- the isl1a gene encoding insulin gene enhancer protein isl-1 produces the protein MGDMGDPPKKKRLVSLCVGCGNQIHDQYILRVSPDLEWHAACLKCAECSQYLDESCTCFVRDGKTFCKRDYIRLYGIKCAKCNIGFSKNDFVMRARSKVYHIECFRCVACSRQLIPGDEFALREDGLFCRADHDVVERASLGSGDPLSPLHPARPLQMAEPISARQSALRPHIHKQPEKTTRVRTVLNEKQLHTLRTCYNANPRPDALMKEQLVEMTGLSPRVIRVWFQNKRCKDKKRSLLMKQLQQQQPNDKTNIQGMTGTPMVAASPERHDGGIQANPVEVQSYQPPWKVLSDFALQSDIDQPAFQQLVSFSEGGPGSNSTGSEVASMSSQLPDTPNSMVSSPIEA, from the exons ATGGGAGACATGGGGGACCCGCCGAAGA AGAAGCGGCTGGTGTCGCTGTGCGTGGGCTGCGGGAACCAGATCCACGACCAGTACATCCTGCGGGTCTCTCCGGACCTGGAGTGGCACGCCGCCTGCCTCAAGTGCGCCGAGTGCAGCCAGTACCTGGACGAGTCGTGCACCTGCTTCGTCCGGGACGGGAAGACCTTCTGTAAACGGGACTACATCAG GTTATACGGCATCAAATGCGCCAAATGCAACATCGGCTTCAGCAAGAACGACTTCGTGATGCGGGCCCGATCCAAAGTCTACCACATCGAGTGTTTCCGCTGCGTGGCCTGCAGCcgccagctcatcccgggggacgAGTTCGCGCTGCGCGAGGACGGCCTCTTCTGTCGGGCGGACCACGACGTGGTGGAGCGGGCCAGCCTGGGCTCCGGGGACCCGCTCAGTCCTCTGCACCCCGCCAGACCGCTTCAGATGGCAG AGCCCATCTCGGCCCGTCAGTCCGCGCTACGACCCCACATCCACAAGCAGCCGGAGAAGACCACCCGGGTGCGGACGGTTCTGAACGAGAAGCAGCTCCACACGCTGCGGACCTGCTACAACGCCAACCCCAGGCCGGACGCGCTGATGAAGGAGCAGCTGGTGGAGATGACCGGCCTGAGTCCGCGGGTCATCCGCGTCTGGTTCCAGAACAAGCGCTGCAAAGACAAGAAGCGGAGTCTGTTgatgaagcagctgcagcagcagcagcccaacGACAAGACG AACATCCAGGGGATGACCGGGACCCCGATGGTGGCGGCCAGTCCGGAGCGGCACGACGGCGGCATCCAGGCCAACCCCGTGGAGGTGCAGAGCTACCAGCCGCCCTGGAAGGTTCTCAGCGACTTCGCCTTGCAGAGCGACATCGACCAGCCGGCCTTCCAGCAGCTG GTCAGCTTCTCAGAGGGCGGACCGGGCTCCAACTCGACGGGCAGCGAGGTGGCGTCCATGTCCTCTCAGCTTCCAGACACGCCGAACAGCATGGTATCCAGTCCCATCGAggcctga